The Streptomyces cyanogenus DNA segment GAGCGCGAGATGTTCGTGGTCGCCATGGGCGCGGGCGTGCAGAACCTGCTGGTCGCGCTGGCCGGGGAGCAGCTGGGCTCGGCCTGGGTGTCGTCCACGATGTTCTGCCGGGACGTGGTGCGCGAGGTGCTGGAGCTGCCGGCGGACTGGGATCCGATGGGCGCGGTGGCGGTCGGCCGTCCGGCGGAGGAGCCCAGACCGCGGCCGGAGCGGGACGCGGGGGCGTTCGTGACGGTGCGCTGAGCGCCTAGTCTCGTAGGACGGCACCGGCACGCCGGGGCTCGACCGGCACCTCCAGATACCGACCGGCACCCCTAGGACCCACTCGTGGCAGGACGTTTCCCCCAGCGGCCCACACGCACGACCGTGCGCGGCGGACAGGTCGCCGCGCCCGCGGCGGCCGCTGCCGGGATACCGCGGCAGGCGGCGGTTCCCGCGCGGGTACGGCGGTGGGTGCCGGACGGGCCCCTGGACCTCGGGCTGACCCTCGGCCCGCTGCGGCGCGGGCCCGCCGACCCGACGTTCCGGGCCACGGCGGACGGCTCCGTGTGGCGGGCCTGCCGTACGCCCGCCGGGCCGGGCACGCTGCGGGTGCGGGCGTACGGCGGCGAGGTGCTCGGTGAGGCGTGGGGGCCGGGCGCCGAGTGGCTGCTGGAGCAGTTGCCGGAGCTGCTCGGTGCCGCCGACGATCCCGGCGCGTTCGTGCCGCGGCACCGGCTGGTGGCACTGGCGCGGCACCGGCGGCCGGGGCTGCGGCTGACCCGGACCGGGCTGGTGCTGGAGTCGCTGATCCCGTCCGTGCTGGAGCAGAAGGTCACCACCGACGAGGCGTACCGGGCGTGGCGGCGGCTCGTGCGGCGGTTCGGTGAGCCGGCGCCGGGGCCCGCGGGGTCGGGCGAACGGCCGATGCGGGTGATGCCGGCGCCGCGGACCTGGGCGCTGATTCCGTCCTGGGAGTGGCATCGGGCCGGGGTCGACGACAAGCGGGCGTCCACGGTTCTGCGGGCCGTGCGGGTCGCCGCGCGGCTGGAGCAGACGGTGGGGATGCCGGCGGCCGAGGCCCGGGCGCGGTTGGAGGTCGTGCCGGGGGTAGGACCCTGGACGTCGGCGGAAGTGGTGCAGCGCAGTCATGGGGCGGCGGACGCGGTGACCGTCGGGGACCTGCATCTGCCGGGCATCGTGGGCTGGGCGCTGGCGGGGGACCGGGACGCGGACGACGCGGAGATGCTGCGGTTGCTGGAGCCGTATGCCGGGCAGCGGCATCGGGCGGCTCGCCTGATCCTGCTGAGCGGGGCGGTACCGGCGCGACGCGCCCCCAAGATGCGCCGCGTCGACATCGGCTTGCTCTGACCCGCCGTCACGACACCCGAGCCCGAGCCGGCCGGGGGCCGGATCACTTAACGGGGCCGCCGCGCGGCAACGGTGCCTCGTAGCCGGCGGTGGGGCAGTTCCCCAGGGGCGCGGGGAACCGCGCGAGGAGCCCCCGGCGGGCCGCGCAGGACGACGGCGGGGGCGCTGGGCCGATGGGGGTCTGGTGGGCGCAGCCCCCATGGACGGCGCCCGGGGACCGGCCCGAGGAGAACTCGGGAGGTTACTGGTCGGAGGAGAAGCGGACGGCGCCCGACGGGATGTGGGCGTCGCACCACACCCGTACCCCCTCGCGGAGCTCGTTGTCGGCGCCCACGACCGCGCCGTCACCGATGACCGTCCCGGTGAGGACGGAACGCTCCCCGACGCGGGCGCGAGCCCCGATGAGGGAGTCGGTGATGACGGCCCCGGGCTCGATGACGGCACCCGCGAGGATGGTGGAGCCGAAGATCCGCGCGCCCTCCGCCACGAACGCGCCCTCGCCCACCACCGTGCCGCCCGTCAGCTTGGCGTCCGGCGCCACCGTGGCCGTGGGCAGCACGAGGCGGTCGCCGCGGCGGCCGGGCACGGCCGGGGACGGCGCGCGGCCGAGGACCAGGTCGGCCGAGCCGCGGACGAACGCGGCCGGGGTGCCGAGGTCCAGCCAGTACGTGGAGTCGACCAT contains these protein-coding regions:
- a CDS encoding DNA-3-methyladenine glycosylase family protein, which codes for MAGRFPQRPTRTTVRGGQVAAPAAAAAGIPRQAAVPARVRRWVPDGPLDLGLTLGPLRRGPADPTFRATADGSVWRACRTPAGPGTLRVRAYGGEVLGEAWGPGAEWLLEQLPELLGAADDPGAFVPRHRLVALARHRRPGLRLTRTGLVLESLIPSVLEQKVTTDEAYRAWRRLVRRFGEPAPGPAGSGERPMRVMPAPRTWALIPSWEWHRAGVDDKRASTVLRAVRVAARLEQTVGMPAAEARARLEVVPGVGPWTSAEVVQRSHGAADAVTVGDLHLPGIVGWALAGDRDADDAEMLRLLEPYAGQRHRAARLILLSGAVPARRAPKMRRVDIGLL